Proteins co-encoded in one Apium graveolens cultivar Ventura unplaced genomic scaffold, ASM990537v1 ctg7274, whole genome shotgun sequence genomic window:
- the LOC141703980 gene encoding putative histone H2AXa gives MSSTGAGKGKGLAGRGRVKGTKAVSRSQKAGLQFPVGRIARFLKNGRYAQRVGSGSPVYLSAVLEYLAAELLELAGNAARDNKKTRIIPRHIQLAVRNDEELSKLLGSVTIANGGVLPNINAVLLPKKVAKGKGEIGSVSQEF, from the exons ATGAGTTCAACTGGAGCTGGCAAGGGTAAGGGTTTGGCTGGAAGGGGCAGAGTCAAGGGGACTAAAGCGGTTTCAAGGTCTCAGAAGGCCGGGCTTCAGTTTCCGGTGGGGAGAATTGCTAGGTTTTTGAAGAATGGGAGGTATGCTCAGCGTGTTGGATCTGGTTCGCCTGTGTATTTGTCTGCTGTTCTTGAGTATCTAGCTGCTGAG CTATTGGAGCTTGCTGGAAACGCAGCGAGAGACAACAAGAAGACAAGGATAATCCCTAGGCACATTCAATTGGCAGTGAGGAATGATGAGGAGCTCAGCAAGTTGCTTGGATCGGTGACAATTGCTAATGGAGGTGTGTTACCGAACATCAATGCTGTTTTGTTGCCAAAGAAGGTTGCCAAAGGGAAGGGTGAAATTGGATCTGTTTCTCAGGAGTTTTAA